From the genome of Streptomyces sp. V1I1, one region includes:
- a CDS encoding IS701 family transposase: MTKRVPCPPAPGPLEAYAARFDDLFSTLAQRRGFREYLAGLLLPRDRNKTLTCLAGTEPVAGAQHAAVQRLQFFLSESTWDLEKVNARRVELLLADPATAPHAGGVLVIDDSGDRKDGTATAHVGKQYLGSVGKIDRGVVAVTTCWADERVYYPLHAVPYTPAHHFPKGKNDAGFRTKLQIGAALARDAPRAGVSLRAVAADCAYGDQDAFRRQLDAAGLPFVMALKPRRGAWSYGDEAYTPVDAARNLIWGGPEAPGNWTTVTRTFRDGHTATWWAADAQLGWWGPDGTTRLVVATTDPATLPAQSTWYLATDLPRPGGPREADSPAPAADLAEIVRIYGIRHWIEQSYKQVKDELGWADFQVRSDTAIRRHQTLVTCAFSFCWDTWFAPPPPATDEEEPVPSRPERGYCAVPPDPAGLLAPSPPGRPWLADALGHAATLLASVDSQAPAHRAPGPDQRCRHRQTS; the protein is encoded by the coding sequence ATGACCAAGCGTGTGCCGTGTCCGCCCGCTCCGGGCCCACTGGAAGCCTATGCCGCGCGTTTCGATGACCTCTTCTCCACGCTGGCACAGCGCCGGGGGTTCCGCGAGTATCTCGCCGGGTTACTGCTGCCGAGGGACCGCAACAAGACGCTGACCTGCCTGGCCGGGACGGAGCCTGTGGCCGGTGCCCAGCATGCGGCGGTGCAGCGGCTGCAGTTCTTCCTGTCCGAGTCGACGTGGGACCTGGAGAAGGTCAACGCCCGGCGTGTGGAACTGCTGCTTGCGGACCCGGCCACGGCCCCGCACGCGGGCGGGGTGCTGGTGATCGACGATTCCGGAGACCGCAAGGACGGCACTGCCACCGCCCACGTGGGCAAGCAGTACCTGGGCTCGGTCGGGAAGATCGACCGCGGCGTCGTCGCGGTGACCACCTGCTGGGCCGACGAGCGCGTCTACTACCCGCTGCACGCCGTCCCCTACACCCCCGCCCACCACTTCCCGAAAGGGAAGAACGACGCCGGCTTCCGCACGAAACTGCAGATCGGGGCCGCCCTGGCCCGTGATGCCCCCCGGGCGGGGGTGTCCTTGCGGGCGGTCGCCGCCGACTGCGCTTACGGCGACCAGGACGCCTTCCGCAGGCAACTGGACGCCGCAGGACTGCCGTTCGTGATGGCACTCAAGCCCCGCCGGGGAGCCTGGTCATACGGTGACGAGGCGTACACGCCCGTGGATGCCGCCCGCAACCTTATCTGGGGCGGCCCTGAGGCCCCCGGGAACTGGACCACGGTCACACGAACCTTCCGTGACGGGCACACCGCTACCTGGTGGGCCGCCGACGCACAGCTGGGCTGGTGGGGACCGGATGGCACCACGCGCCTGGTGGTGGCCACCACCGACCCGGCCACCCTGCCCGCGCAGTCCACCTGGTACCTGGCCACCGACCTGCCCCGGCCCGGCGGACCACGGGAGGCGGACAGCCCGGCCCCAGCTGCCGACCTGGCCGAAATTGTGCGAATCTACGGCATCCGGCACTGGATCGAGCAGAGCTACAAGCAGGTCAAGGACGAACTCGGCTGGGCAGACTTCCAGGTCCGCTCCGACACCGCCATCCGCCGCCACCAGACCCTCGTCACCTGCGCGTTCAGCTTCTGCTGGGACACCTGGTTTGCCCCGCCCCCGCCTGCCACGGATGAGGAGGAGCCGGTGCCCAGCCGGCCAGAGAGGGGGTATTGCGCCGTCCCACCAGACCCAGCAGGCCTGCTGGCCCCAAGCCCTCCGGGCCGTCCGTGGCTGGCTGACGCCCTGGGCCACGCTGCAACGCTACTGGCGAGCGTGGACAGCCAAGCCCCCGCCCACCGAGCTCCAGGCCCTGATCAACGCTGTCGGCACCGGCAGACCTCTTAA